A genomic segment from Bubalus bubalis isolate 160015118507 breed Murrah chromosome 5, NDDB_SH_1, whole genome shotgun sequence encodes:
- the SNRPE gene encoding small nuclear ribonucleoprotein E produces MAYRGQGQKVQKVMVQPINLIFRYLQNRSRIQVWLYEQVNMRIEGCIIGFDEYMNLVLDDAEEIHSKTKSRKQLGRIMLKGDNITLLQSVSN; encoded by the exons ATGGCGTATCGGGGCCAGGGCCAGAAGGTGCAGAAGGTGATGGTGCAGCCCATC AATCTCATCTTCAGATACTTGCAAAAT AGATCGCGGATTCAGGTGTGGCTTTATGAGCAAGTGAATATGCGGATAGAGGGCTGTATCATT GGTTTTGATGAGTATATGAACCTCGTATTAGATGACGCAGAAGAGATTCATTCTAAAACAAAGTCAAGAAAACAACTGG GTCGGATCATGCTAAAAGGAGATAACATTACTCTGCTCCAAAGTGTCTCCAACTAG